The following proteins are encoded in a genomic region of Methylibium petroleiphilum PM1:
- the priA gene encoding replication restart helicase PriA: protein MPVVIDAPQYSGLKAALGYLSERPLTPGTLLRVPLGRREVLGVAWDTRSGEDSAVPDGVTLREVAAVFDALPPLPAAWRELVDFAASYYQRSPGEVALAVLPPELRMLSATQLERRLTRLRAKLLPPSGAQGALPAPSAEQAQVLQALAASAGDAPVTLLHGSTGSGKTEIYLREAQRVVEAGRQALVLVPEINLTPQLEERFLARFPGRRVVSLHSGLTPARRLKHWLMVLLGEADLVLGTRLAVFAPLPRLGLVIVDEEHDPSYKQQEGARYSARDLAVVRGRVEGVPVLLGSATPSLESWHNALPATEGGAGRYTRLTMAARIGGGVLPTVRLVDMSRLPKEVLRDSALSPALLGALRERLARGEQSLVLLNRRGYAPVLHCTECGWKSACAHCSAWRVFHKLDRTLRCHHCGLTERVPRACPDCGNADIQPTGRGTERLEEQLALALPGARVGRIDADTTRRSGALEAELSRVHAGEVDVLVGTQMIAKGHDFRRMTLVAAVNPDAALFSSDFRAPERQFSLLMQAAGRAGRAAEQADRAEMWVQTWHPQHALYAALRTHDYAAFAQAQLAERRAAGLPPYTHLALLRADAREQSVAQAWLRVVSDEARELAEQHQVALYPPVPLSVQRVADMERAQLLVESASRPALQRFLTAWDATLRRKRPEQKGLLRWAVDVDPLAI, encoded by the coding sequence GTGCCGGTGGTGATCGACGCACCGCAGTACAGCGGCCTGAAGGCGGCGCTCGGATATTTGAGCGAGCGCCCGCTCACGCCAGGCACCCTGCTGCGCGTGCCGCTGGGTCGCCGTGAAGTGCTGGGCGTGGCCTGGGACACGCGCTCCGGTGAGGACTCGGCGGTGCCCGATGGCGTGACGTTGCGCGAGGTGGCCGCGGTGTTCGACGCGCTGCCGCCGCTGCCGGCCGCCTGGCGCGAGCTGGTGGACTTTGCTGCCTCGTACTACCAGCGCAGCCCCGGCGAGGTGGCGCTGGCGGTGCTGCCGCCCGAACTGCGCATGTTGAGCGCCACGCAGCTGGAGCGCCGGCTCACGCGACTGCGCGCCAAGCTGCTGCCGCCCAGCGGCGCGCAGGGCGCGCTGCCCGCCCCCAGCGCCGAGCAGGCGCAGGTGCTGCAAGCGCTGGCCGCGAGCGCGGGCGATGCCCCCGTGACGCTGCTGCACGGCAGCACCGGCAGCGGCAAGACCGAGATCTACCTGCGCGAGGCGCAGCGCGTGGTCGAGGCCGGCCGCCAGGCGCTGGTGCTGGTGCCGGAGATCAACCTCACGCCGCAGCTCGAAGAGCGCTTCCTGGCGCGCTTCCCAGGGCGGCGGGTGGTGTCGCTGCACAGCGGCCTGACGCCGGCGCGTCGGCTGAAGCACTGGCTGATGGTGCTGCTGGGCGAGGCCGACCTCGTGCTCGGCACGCGGCTGGCGGTGTTCGCGCCGCTGCCGCGGCTGGGGCTGGTGATCGTCGACGAGGAGCACGACCCGTCCTACAAGCAGCAGGAGGGGGCGCGCTACTCGGCCCGCGACCTGGCGGTGGTGCGCGGCCGCGTCGAGGGCGTGCCGGTGCTGCTGGGCTCGGCCACGCCGTCGCTGGAGAGCTGGCACAACGCGCTTCCGGCGACCGAGGGCGGTGCCGGCCGCTACACCCGCCTGACCATGGCCGCGCGCATCGGCGGCGGCGTGCTGCCCACGGTGCGGCTGGTCGACATGAGCCGGCTGCCCAAGGAGGTGCTGCGCGACAGCGCGCTGTCGCCCGCGCTGCTGGGCGCGCTGCGCGAGCGGCTGGCGCGCGGCGAGCAGAGCCTGGTGCTGCTGAACCGCCGCGGCTACGCGCCGGTGCTGCATTGCACCGAGTGCGGCTGGAAGAGCGCCTGCGCGCACTGCAGCGCCTGGCGGGTGTTCCACAAGCTCGACCGCACGCTGCGCTGCCATCACTGCGGCCTCACCGAGCGCGTGCCGCGCGCCTGCCCGGACTGCGGCAATGCCGACATCCAGCCCACCGGCCGCGGCACCGAACGCCTGGAGGAGCAGCTGGCCCTGGCGCTGCCGGGCGCACGCGTGGGTCGCATCGACGCCGACACCACGCGGCGCAGCGGCGCGCTGGAGGCCGAGCTGTCCCGCGTGCACGCCGGCGAGGTGGACGTGCTGGTGGGCACGCAGATGATCGCCAAGGGCCACGACTTCCGCCGCATGACGCTGGTGGCGGCGGTGAACCCCGACGCGGCGCTGTTCAGCAGCGACTTCCGCGCGCCGGAGCGCCAGTTCTCGTTGCTGATGCAGGCCGCCGGTCGTGCCGGCCGTGCTGCGGAGCAGGCCGATCGCGCGGAGATGTGGGTGCAGACCTGGCACCCGCAGCACGCGCTGTACGCGGCGCTGCGCACGCACGACTACGCGGCCTTCGCGCAGGCGCAGCTCGCCGAGCGGCGCGCGGCGGGCCTGCCGCCCTACACCCACCTGGCGCTGCTGCGCGCCGACGCGCGCGAGCAGTCGGTGGCGCAGGCCTGGCTGCGGGTGGTGAGCGACGAGGCCCGCGAACTCGCCGAGCAGCACCAGGTGGCGCTCTACCCGCCGGTGCCGCTGAGCGTGCAGCGCGTGGCCGACATGGAGCGGGCGCAACTGCTGGTGGAGTCGGCCTCGCGGCCGGCGCTGCAGCGCTTTCTCACGGCCTGGGACGCCACGCTGCGGCGCAAGCGGCCGGAGCAGAAGGGGCTGTTGCGCTGGGCCGTCGACGTGGACCCGCTGGCGATCTAG
- the hemE gene encoding uroporphyrinogen decarboxylase: MTATPTASLPPLANDRFLRACLRLPTDVTPVWLMRQAGRYLSEYRDTRAKAGSFMGLATNPQYATEVTLQPLDRYPLDAAILFSDILTVPDAMGLGLSFAQGEGPRFAHPLRDEADVAKLQVPDMEKLRYVFDAVASIRRALAPAGAPGRVPLIGFSGSPWTLACYMVEGAGSDDYRLVKTLLYRRPDLMHRILEVNADAVAAYLNAQIEAGAQAVMIFDSWGGVLADGAFQRFSLAYTERVLRQLKKEQGGYRVPQIVFTKGGGLWLEAIADSGCDVVGLDWTMNLGAARARVGDRVALQGNLDPNVLFADPEQIRAEVARTLDSYGAPSAGSGHVFNLGHGISQHTPPDSVSVLVDAVHSYSRQQRGAAG, encoded by the coding sequence ATGACTGCCACCCCCACCGCCTCCCTGCCGCCGCTCGCGAACGACCGCTTCCTGCGCGCCTGCCTGCGCCTGCCCACCGACGTGACGCCGGTGTGGCTGATGCGCCAGGCCGGCCGCTACCTGAGCGAGTACCGCGACACGCGCGCCAAGGCGGGCAGCTTCATGGGGCTGGCCACCAACCCGCAGTACGCCACCGAGGTGACGCTGCAGCCGCTGGACCGCTACCCGCTCGACGCGGCCATCCTGTTCAGCGACATCCTCACCGTGCCCGACGCCATGGGCCTGGGCCTGAGCTTCGCGCAGGGCGAGGGCCCGCGCTTCGCGCACCCGCTGCGCGACGAGGCCGACGTGGCCAAGCTGCAGGTGCCCGACATGGAGAAGCTGCGCTACGTGTTCGACGCGGTGGCGTCGATCCGGCGTGCGCTGGCGCCGGCCGGCGCGCCGGGGCGGGTGCCGCTGATCGGCTTCTCGGGCAGCCCGTGGACGCTGGCTTGCTACATGGTCGAGGGTGCGGGCAGCGACGACTACCGCCTCGTCAAGACCCTGCTCTACCGCCGGCCCGACCTGATGCACCGCATCCTCGAGGTGAACGCCGATGCGGTGGCGGCCTACCTGAACGCGCAGATCGAGGCCGGCGCGCAGGCGGTGATGATCTTCGACAGCTGGGGCGGCGTGCTGGCCGACGGCGCCTTCCAGCGCTTCAGCCTGGCCTACACCGAGCGCGTGCTGCGCCAATTGAAGAAGGAGCAAGGCGGTTATCGCGTGCCGCAGATCGTGTTCACCAAAGGCGGCGGGTTGTGGCTGGAGGCCATTGCCGACAGCGGCTGCGACGTGGTGGGCCTGGACTGGACCATGAACCTCGGCGCGGCGCGCGCGCGCGTCGGCGACCGCGTGGCCCTGCAGGGCAACCTGGACCCGAACGTGCTGTTCGCCGACCCGGAGCAGATCCGCGCCGAGGTGGCGCGCACGCTGGACAGCTATGGCGCGCCGTCGGCCGGCAGCGGCCACGTGTTCAACCTCGGCCACGGCATCAGCCAGCACACGCCGCCCGACAGCGTGAGCGTGCTGGTGGATGCGGTGCATTCCTATTCACGGCAGCAGCGCGGCGCCGCCGGCTGA
- the creB gene encoding two-component system response regulator CreB has product MARAQILIVEDEPGIADTLSYALRTEGFEPLWCATGEAALQHLPPQAPAPALVILDVGLPDLNGFELFKRIRERAADLPVVFLTARSDEIDRVVGLELGADDYVAKPFSPRELVARVRTVLRRTARASASPPPTTVAGALTPAAAALPTPIDVDEGRRRIRYYGRPLELSRYEYGLLKTLAERPGHVYTRDVLLERVWDDPGDSFDRTVDAHVKTLRAKLKAVAPTLEPIRTHRGSGYALAEDLPAELPRA; this is encoded by the coding sequence ATGGCCCGCGCGCAGATCCTGATCGTCGAAGACGAACCCGGCATCGCCGACACGCTGAGCTACGCCCTGCGCACCGAAGGCTTCGAGCCGCTGTGGTGCGCCACCGGCGAGGCGGCGCTGCAGCATCTGCCGCCGCAGGCGCCCGCCCCGGCGCTGGTGATCCTGGACGTGGGCCTGCCCGACCTCAACGGCTTCGAGCTCTTCAAGCGCATCCGCGAGCGCGCGGCCGATCTGCCCGTCGTCTTCCTTACCGCGCGCAGCGACGAGATCGACCGCGTGGTGGGCCTGGAGCTCGGCGCCGACGACTACGTGGCCAAGCCCTTCTCGCCGCGCGAGCTGGTGGCGCGCGTGCGCACCGTGCTGCGCCGCACGGCACGCGCCTCTGCTTCGCCGCCGCCCACCACCGTGGCCGGCGCCTTGACGCCGGCCGCTGCCGCGCTTCCAACCCCGATCGACGTGGACGAAGGCCGGCGCCGCATCCGCTACTACGGCCGGCCGCTGGAGCTGTCGCGCTACGAGTACGGCCTGCTCAAGACCCTGGCCGAGCGCCCGGGCCACGTGTACACCCGCGACGTGCTGCTGGAGCGGGTGTGGGACGACCCCGGCGACAGCTTCGACCGCACCGTGGACGCCCACGTGAAGACTCTGCGCGCCAAGCTCAAGGCGGTGGCGCCCACGCTGGAGCCCATCCGCACGCACCGTGGCAGCGGCTACGCGCTGGCCGAAGACCTGCCAGCCGAACTGCCGCGCGCATAG